One Plasmodium cynomolgi strain B DNA, chromosome 12, whole genome shotgun sequence genomic region harbors:
- a CDS encoding hypothetical protein (putative), which translates to MYCFTLIQGRDTNFIHFSEPYHKITKQERLEDPELKRVLAQNIYDNVKNSITYLEETQYNPCECNHCRRDIADATLQDTELRKNVSISKLGYKEESAKAYVEDREITQNSPQPISAVEGETTLHPKTYNILKNLEDSLQIHQSIPPLNCESFAEFTPRSSPHQKSQRLPKEEDKMDKQRYGEYSPMNGFGYNHNNVMDANGFCTNTYNRELANLTMQQHNMHGRNNLMFEDGNIPYGLYGQSNYTGTNSLMCGGTAPSHDPKMMYRRNHETNEPFYNHYPMGSGMGYNMPFLPPQAYYPNMKRNLTKEGYTHGCHYMNNNASNNGALPKYPSESVSDNCPKKESYRKNLSKVKKGDIDINIETSSSSRKGVIIDLNIGVGN; encoded by the exons ATGTATTGCTTCACCCTTATCCAAGGCCGCGACACCAATTTTATACACTTTTCCGAGCCATACCACAAAATCACGAAGCAAGAACGGCTTGAGGATCCCGAGTTGAAGAGAGTCCTCGCACAGAATATATACGACAACGTAAAAAACAGCATCACCTATTTGGAAGAG ACTCAGTATAACCCGTGCGAGTGCAATCACTGTCGAAGAGACATAGCAGACGCCACACTGCAAGACACAGAACTACGCAAGAACGTCTCAATCTCCAAACTAGGTTACAAAGAAGAAAGTGCAAAGGCATACGTGGAAGACAGAGAAATCACCCAGAATAGCCCGCAACCTATAAGTGCAGTGGAGGGCGAAACTACTCTCCATCCCAAAACGTACAATATATTGAAGAACCTAGAGGATAGTTTACAAATTCATCAGAGCATTCCCCCTCTGAATTGTGAAAGCTTCGCCGAGTTTACCCCCCGTAGTAGCCCCCACCAGAAAAGTCAACGTCTACCCAAAGAAGAAGACAAAATGGACAAGCAGAGATATGGAGAGTATTCCCCAATGAACGGATTTGGATACAACCACAACAACGTCATGGATGCAAATGGGTTCTGCACAAACACGTATAATAGAGAGCTTGCAAATTTAACCATGCAGCAACATAATATGCATGGAAGGAACAACCTCATGTTCGAAGATGGTAACATACCATATGGTCTCTATGGACAGTCGAACTACACAGGAACAAATTCTCTCATGTGTGGAGGTACTGCCCCATCGCATGATCCCAAAATGATGTATAGAAGGAACCACGAAACGAATGAGCCGTTTTACAATCACTACCCTATGGGCAGTGGAATGGGTTACAACATGCCCTTCCTGCCCCCACAGGCATACTATCCAAACATGAAACGGAATTTAACGAAAGAGGGATACACGCACGGGTGTCATTACATGAACAACAACGCGAGTAACAATGGTGCACTGCCCAAATATCCTTCAGAAAGCGTCTCGGATAACTGTCCCAAAAAAGAATCGTACAGAAAAAACCTGTCCAAGGTGAAAAAGGGCGATATAGACATCAACATAGAAACGTCATCCTCCAGTCGAAAGGGGGTCATAATAGATTTGAACATCGGCGTGGGGAATTAG
- a CDS encoding hypothetical protein (putative), producing MSGDAGDGMEEKAEVEVTSQSNKKELNKKGLNKKGLNKKEHKEKSPQNGKAKAKDAGREKKLRKKMVPQEDSDSVGDGSDGSDGSGRSDGTDGGSSGEGDSSRDSDGESPRDSDLESLQNFCRKNKLSEPSSEEHESVDVADKDDHENEGKPVDVAYVEAYLNSVSKKTRLSKVVKLLSMFRDALSMFVDDEVEDGMQGKGKLTNEADQGEKQKKGSKGGKKRGTKQEGKRRRKKYAMNVDTSIFTLFNVLYNVDTLFYNVTNEGARELRVWNLESIKSNEIYQEDSTLQKDSTLQKDSNTEREKKVDKLKNAKIAENAQSMQILQSMSNYKHLEKYKMLIVHFFIYLLTRLDKLRNSDVCGGIIKILKKKNILRWIVILNIGKIFLKKISTMFILSKKNDVYFFLFLLIQNMVQLYNEKKKIIYNNSVTNSKNKENEEIKKTYQLEKLLFETYQNLMHRYLIHYGKNYDNVLLLNHMNFKENCLIELFTLLSHDVAYTITFRYIQTVMQKIREGFKVTYEDAKKGDLQTVDDPMKGRNRDAGKKKNTQKVNLIDFKTFHLHSSYMMLLLRFLIKIIKQCHNLDILTYGLTVLIIAILKTKINNMKYVPVNLQLLHFLIRIMEDKKKYIPLFSYFTCIMNGLKSYEHVRTISKNQQIRLAIEAFDINTSLEIDEKLISDFSIAYQVYEKLYVLLCDYIGLMVNHISFPEFFFAIDSFLKKYLSECKVHAFKMKMKNILVLAKNSIDIIQKKRKNKNIYTIHDMMFFFGIENLPLSGHRLAVLENYENSCLVKMKARISGLEDIKLAQDDEKDDEKDDREELPSKGSAKKRKREDQPEASGGRGKKKKKKSNNNNKSNNNESIDNERNDKKKKKNDKPTEETEVPSREDQVEVFSMSSEDE from the exons ATGAGTGGAGACGCGGGAGACGGCATGGAGGAAAAGGCAGAAGTGGAAGTGACATCGCAG agtaacaaaaaggagctcaacaaaaaggggctcaacaaaaaggggctcaacaaaaaggagcacaAAGAGAAATCcccccaaaatgggaaagcgAAAGCGAAGGACGCGGGGCGGGAAAAGAAGCTCCGAAAGAAGATGGTGCCGCAGGAGGATAGCGACTCGGTAGGTGACGGCAGCGATGGAAGCGATGGAAGCGGTAGGAGCGATGGCACCGATGGAGGGAGCTCCGGGGAGGGAGACAGCTCCCGTGACAGCGATGGAGAAAGCCCCCGTGACAGCGACTTGGAGAGCCTGCAAAACTTCTGCAGAAAGAACAAGTTGAGCGAACCCAGCTCGGAAGAGCACGAATCGGTGGACGTGGCCGATAAGGACGACCACGAAAACGAAGGCAAGCCGGTCGATGTAGCGTACGTAGAGGCGTACCTCAATTCTGTGAGCAAAAAGACGAGGTTGAGCAAGGTGGTGAAGCTGCTCTCCATGTTTCGGGACGCCCTGAGCATGTTCGTGGATGACGAGGTGGAGGATGGCATGcaggggaagggaaaactGACGAACGAAGCAGatcagggggagaagcagaaaaagggcTCAAAAGGGGGTAAGAAGCGAGGAACCAAGCAGGAGggaaaacgaagaagaaaaaagtacgcGATGAACGTCGATACGTCCATTTTCACCCTCTTCAACGTGCTGTACAACGTGGATACCCTATTCTACAACGTCACAAACGAGGGGGCGCGCGAGCTAAGGGTGTGGAATTTGGAGAGTATCAAAAGTAATGAGATATACCAGGAGGACAGCACCCTCCAGAAGGACAGCACCCTCCAGAAGGACAGCAACACagaacgtgaaaaaaaagtagacaAGTTGAAAAACGCGAAAATTGCGGAAAACGCGCAAAGTATGCAAATTTTGCAAAGTATGTCAAATTACAAACACCTagaaaagtacaaaatgcTGAtagtccattttttcatatatctTTTGACTCGATTGGATAAACTAAGAAATAGCGATGTCTGTGGGGGgataatcaaaattttgaaaaaaaaaaatatcctaaGATGGATAGTGATACTAAACatagggaaaatatttttaaaaaaaatctctaCCATGTTCATCCTGTCGAAGAAAAACGACGtttactttttccttttcctgttaatacaaaatatggTTCAACTGTacaatgaaaagaaaaaaataatatataataatagcgTTACCAATTCGAAGAACAAAGAAAatgaggaaataaaaaagacgTACCAATTGGAGAAGCTCCTATTCGAGACGTACCAAAATCTGATGCATAGATATCTGATCCATTATGGGAAGAATTACGATAATGTTCTCCTTTTGAATCACATGAATTTTAAAGAGAACTGCCTCATCGAGTTGTTCACGTTACTCTCCCACGATGTGGCTTATACCATCACCTTTAGGTATATTCAAACCGTCATGCAGAAAATCAGGGAGGGCTTCAAGGTCACCTACGAGGATGCCAAGAAAGGGGATCTTCAAACAGTAGATGATCCAATGAAGGGGAGAAACCGTGAtgcaggcaaaaaaaaaaacacacaaaaggTTAACCTCATCGATTTCAAAACCTTCCACCTGCATAGCAGCTATATGATGCTCCTACTGAGATTTCTAATCAAAATTATCAAACAGTGCCATAATTTGGATATCCTAACATACGGCTTGACTGTATTAATAATAGCCATTTTGAAGaccaaaataaataacatgaAATATGTGCCTGTGAATTTACAACTCCTTCACTTCCTCATTCGAATTATGGaagataagaaaaaatacatccCTCTATTTTCTTATTTCACCTGCATTATGAATGGATTAAAATCTTATGAGCATGTCAGGACCATTTCGAAAAATCAACAAATCAGATTAGCCATCGAAGCTTTCGATATCAACACGTCTCTCGAAATTgacgaaaaattaatttcagaTTTCTCCATAGCTTACCaagtatatgaaaaattatatgtccTTTTATGTGACTATATTGGACTGATGGTAAATCATATCTCCTTTCCTGAGTTCTTTTTCGCTATAGATTCCTTcctaaaaaaatacttatcCGAGTGTAAAGTGCATgcatttaaaatgaaaatgaaaaatattcttgTCTTGGCAAAAAATTCTATCGACATTATtcagaaaaagagaaaaaataaaaatatttacactaTCCATGatatgatgttttttttcggaaTTGAAAATTTGCCTCTGTCTGGACATAGACTAGCCGTTCTCGAGAACTATGAAAATAGCTGCTTGGTAAAGATGAAGGCCAGGATTAGTGGACTTGAGGATATTAAACTCGCCCAGGATGATGAGAAGGATGATGAGAAGGACGATCGGGAGGAGCTTCCTTCTAAGGGGTCTGCCAAAAAGAGGAAACGCGAAGATCAGCCTGAAGCCAGCGGGGGCAGAggcaagaagaagaagaagaagagcaacaacaacaacaaaagcAACAACAACGAAAGCATCGACAACGAAAGAAAcgacaagaagaagaagaagaacgacAAGCCAACTGAGGAGACGGAAGTTCCCTCCAGAGAGGACCAGGTGGAAGTTTTCTCCATGTCCAGTGAGGATGAGTAG
- a CDS encoding exosome complex exonuclease (putative) encodes MSSLKYIENSINSNIRVDGRTLSTYRTIEINKNILVSADGSSSVMNEENNVICGIKLSLLTPSLDAPDEGVINLQIDCPASVAANRIKKDHLQIMSSIIYDLCLKNNIDRKKLCILPSKFVWGVDISVMVLNAGGGLLDIISMAIYVALKDTIVPVVKAKRKIDESNTFHHTKCADYEVEIIENQKTNFPYENVPICVSIGEINNKYVYDMSKVEEELVENIFVVAVTSSGKCVAFHKLYGISMEIASILNMTENSSKISHHLFEKINEAIAKIQTRSVL; translated from the coding sequence ATGAGTTCGCTAAAGTACATAGAAAACAGCATCAACTCCAACATCAGAGTGGACGGAAGAACCCTGTCGACGTACAGAACCATCGAAATAAATAAGAACATTTTGGTATCAGCAGATGGCAGCAGCAGTGTTATGAATGAAGAGAACAATGTAATTTGTGGGATTAAGCTATCCCTTTTAACACCCAGTTTGGACGCGCCAGACGAAGGGGTTATCAATCTACAGATAGATTGCCCCGCATCGGTAGCTgcaaatagaataaaaaaagatcatTTACAAATTATGTCTTCAATTATTTACGACTTATGCTTAAAGAACAATATTGAccggaaaaaattgtgcattttACCATCCAAGTTTGTTTGGGGAGTTGACATAAGCGTTATGGTTTTAAATGCCGGGGGGGGACTATTGGATATCATCAGCATGGCCATTTATGTAGCTCTGAAGGATACCATCGTCCCCGTTGTGAAagccaaaaggaaaatcGACGAATCGAACACCTTTCACCATACAAAATGTGCAGACTACGAAGTCGAAATTATTGAAAatcaaaaaacaaattttccGTACGAAAATGTACCCATATGTGTCTCCATAGGAGAAATAAACAACAAATATGTGTACGATATGTCTAAGGTGGAAGAAGAGTtagttgaaaatattttcgttgTCGCTGTTACTTCAAGTGGGAAGTGTGTAGCATTTCACAAGTTATATGGCATATCTATGGAGATCGCTTCGATACTAAATATGACGGAAAATTCGTCCAAAATTTCGCATCAcctttttgagaaaattaaTGAGGCAATTGCGAAAATACAAACCAGAAGTGTCCTT
- a CDS encoding hypothetical protein (putative) produces MKKSFVAIFACLLIFNAAYSLSLSSVNEHVYDHLTRDNSDENGDLNLMQNSFPHRIKRRYNNNLSNESDSAMQPGEMRRDSSVYLDFTNHSAHLEGDSSPTAAAVDKGRNNFQRSQKNTLPSTEKKAVVDSTPQGANTHGRKYSTWITKSEQEKERSVRSKNDVKRNGTERGLFRKGDTDSKPQLTNFEDDVVESGDEDDGFPNTDGDLGDDSIDNLFGGDDDLGDSSMDNLFGGDDDLGDNSADNFFSDEGDSLVHTSSEEIDNDLGDNILSAEDSDSLMDSIQDDLGDGSIDQLFTDDIDMDSGGDLFSIRGGDPRGDNLSNDGHYQSDNRGNVSLGDALVDSLTDEPNVLGSIRDDLPLDDPLDNVRSTYSSSSSNGMSSNSGGVQMDNGKKTDAQGKAIPSNANDSKGTEKNTVKSKDEPKGERNSTLPVEWSGTSRGVTTKEGPHIEERPPLDSVNKRGNKGEENAKEKNNFADASSAENRVRPTLIDETIKITANPNYKVNQTEGKEKKKRDTHPKGRGKKNRPSSKRRNARSYKVDRGETRMDNLSRSAEQSGKPTLPEGGAHSGSESPSDLSVTIELPRGEGEVKKAEAVMIPEKESTEEEKELSLLQMSAEKGDRAGEANENAGEANEDTDEANEDTDEANEDTDEAKGDPQDELFSEKVKEDKNLERFGEEETVENIASLEHPLIRRKKNIVKNSRKMYDLSLYNCTFIEDWDLNHEYMDEEGTLVKLSGYVFQNMVNSDLMPTANITDWKLKGSCDYDKYVCGALGYMNNVYSKGERVIFEGRVYEATSDAYGTPREMENVWMEKTDDCYDF; encoded by the exons ATGAAGAAAAGTTTCGTGGCAATTTTTGCCTGCCTCCTTATCTTTAACGCTGCATATTCCTTAAGTCTAAGCAGCGTGAATGAACATGTTTATGACCATTTGACCAGGGATAACAGTGACGAAAATGGcgatttaaatttaatgcaAAATAGCTTTCCTCACAGAATTAAACGGAGGTATAACAACAATTTAAGCAATGAATCAGATAGTGCAATGCAACCCGGTGAAATGCGCAGAGACAGTTCTGTATATTTAGATTTCACAAATCATAGTGCACATTTAGAAGGAGATTCTTCACCCACTGCTGCTGCAGTGGATAAAGGCAGAAATAACTTCCAGCgctcacaaaaaaatacactacctagcacggaaaaaaaagctgtaGTTGATAGCACCCCTCAGGGGGCAAATACGCACGGTAGGAAGTACAGCACTTGGAttacaaaaagtgaacaagaaaaagaacgTTCTGTTCGAAGTAAAAATGATGTTAAAAGGAATGGCACTGAGAGGGGATTATTTAGGAAAGGTGATACAGACAGCAAGCCTCAACTAACCAATTTTGAAGACGACGTGGTTGAAAGCGGGGATGAAGACGATGGTTTCCCAAACACGGATGGTGACTTAGGTGATGACTCCATCGACAATTTGTTCGGCGGCGATGATGACTTAGGTGATAGCTCCATGGACAACTTGTTCGGCGGCGATGATGACTTAGGTGACAATTCTgcagataattttttcagcGATGAGGGAGACAGTTTGGTGCATACCAGTAGTGAAGAGATTGACAACGATTTGGGGGATAATATTTTAAGCGCGGAAGATAGCGATAGTTTGATGGATTCGATCCAAGATGATCTTGGTGATGGCTCTATCGACCAATTGTTTACCGATGACATCGATATGGATAGCGGCGGTGATTTATTTAGCATCCGGGGTGGCGATCCACGTGGCGACAATTTATCAAACGATGGTCACTACCAGTCAGATAATAGAGGAAATGTCTCACTTGGTGACGCTTTGGTAGATTCTTTAACGGATGAGCCAAACGTGTTAGGCAGCATTCGGGATGACCTGCCCCTTGATGACCCATTGGATAATGTGCGTTCTACATAcagtagcagtagcagcaacGGTATGAGCAGCAATAGCGGTGGGGTCCAAATGGATAATGGGAAGAAAACTGACGCACAAGGAAAGGCCATTCCCAGCAACGCGAATGACTCGAAGGGcacggaaaaaaacacagtGAAGAGTAAGGATGAGCctaaaggagaaagaaactCAACACTCCCCGTCGAATGGAGTGGTACCAGCAGGGGCGTCACTACTAAGGAGGGACCCCACATTGAGGAAAGACCCCCATTAGACAGCGTTAATAAAAGGGGTaacaaaggagaggaaaacgcgaaggaaaaaaacaattttgcagATGCGTCAAGCGCT GAGAACAGGGTGCGGCCGACCCTCATCGATGAAACCATAAAAATAACAGCCAACCCTAACTATAAAGTAAATCAAAcggaggggaaggaaaagaagaaacgtGATACTCATCCCAAAGGTAGAGGGAAAAAGAATCGACCTTCGTCCAAAAGAAGGAATGCCAGAAGTTACAAAGTAGACAGGGGGGAAACCCGGATGGATAACTTGAGCAGAAGTGCGGAGCAGAGTGGTAAACCCACTTTACCTGAAGGGGGTGCACACAGTGGTAGCGAGAGCCCATCGGACCTGTCCGTCACAATAGAGTTGCCACGCGGAGAGGGTGAAGTCAAAAAAGCAGAAGCTGTTATGATCCCAGAGAAGGAAAGtacggaggaggaaaaagagcTAAGCCTTCTCCAGATGAGCGCTGAAAAGGGTGACCGTGCAGGCGAAGCGAACGAGAATGCCGGCGAAGCGAACGAGGATACCGACGAGGCGAACGAGGATACCGACGAAGCGAACGAAGATACCGACGAAGCGAAAGGTGATCCCCAAGATGAACTCTTCTCAGAAAAAGTGAAGGAAGATAAAAACCTAGAAAGATtcggagaagaagaaactgTGGAAAACATAGCATCCCTAGAGCACCCACTAAttaggaggaaaaaaaatatagtaaaaaattCACGTAAGATGTATGATTTAAGTCTGTATAACTGTACCTTCATAGAGGACTGGGACTTGAATCATGAGTACATGGATGAAGAGGGTACGTTGGTCAAGTTAAGTGGATatgttttccaaaatatgGTGAATTCGGATTTGATGCCCACGGCAAATATAACAGACTGGAAGTTAAAAGGATCATGTGATTACGATAAGTATGTGTGTGGTGCTTTGGGCTACATGAATAACGTGTACAGCAAAGGTGAACGGGTTATATTTGAAGGTCGAGTGTACGAGGCCACCAGCGATGCCTACGGCACTCCGAGGGAGATGGAGAATGTGTGGATGGAGAAGACGGATGACTGTTACGATTTTTAG
- a CDS encoding ABC transporter (putative), which translates to MGNALRKGKEAQGVLGKILNSIYAAFSIHGQDSSRKNKAKDGGTEEGASAKREAEKGKNNFLLRAVADMTKGEKTLLTIAFAFLAINAYTNLSYPKIMGECVETANLAQGGAGAVSAVSAVNGSGSVVGGGVDGIVNGSVSGSGTGAPSKCNFLLTLVQKTKILNKLFLGTPERGGHAVFCFLPYFICGGVASYFRIYFTNKCIKKVENRLKKKVHKTIITQNSEKFNSHKSPDYLINCVFNEIKFSAKQLITSITQMVRYGNSILGGSISMICISPYLTKLCVFVVPTYGFLVLLILRKLKSIKMKASNCEEKQMARLSDILQKKNVISFFGNDYHENSFFCKNLKYMNKLNERYTNWESLFYSFLNIGSNIVICSILCFGRSELNKKNITHGLGIVGMLKLKKDLGVLQLSLQKIYEIVDFTPVRNAERDERTPIERGDISIEMENPIGGGTPTIGDVMNGEASPLTGDSCPRSLRGSLKFENVHFAYNAFDASKRKDVLKNINFEIKEKEKVAIIGKSGSGKSTLWKLLTTDYDYQGNIYIDKYDLKHINKTYFKKCIISVSEQDCCVLNRSLYENLVYALLPVEIEGKQELPKVIPMGVEQSRWELAGRICNSQPRSSSQPRSNSQPRSISQSTRPKEGEEGTPNEKPNEAAHNQLESCNTSNTLPGEGKIIPSSEEAQLKDQVNYALLEEYGKDKLSHINETLSELCEQLDLTQFIHSLPENIHTSIQNSAMSSGQRQRISIIRSLIKDTPIYVFDEITSFLDESNVERVYNLINTIIPNKTIIYITHSVNILHHMDKIIIVDQGRISSIGTFNQIKNDPIFLDIFSHSKVASI; encoded by the exons ATGGGGAACGCGCTGCGGAAGGGCAAGGAGGCCCAGGGGGTGCTCGGAAAAATACTTAATAGCATCTACGCGGCGTTTTCAATTCATGGCCAAGACAGCTCGCGGAAGAACAAAGCTAAAGATGGAGGAACGGAAGAAGGTGCATCTGCAAAGAGGGAAgccgaaaaaggaaaaaacaatttcCTTCTAAGAGCTGTAGCCGACATgacgaaaggggaaaagacgCTGCTCACCATCGCCTTCGCATTTTTAGCCATCAATGCGTACACCAACTTGAGTTACCCGAAGATTATGGGGGAGTGCGTCGAGACGGCGAATCTCGCTCAGGGGGGTGCAGGCGCAGTTAGCGCGGTTAGCGCGGTTAATGGAAGTGGCAGCGTTGTCGGTGGAGGCGTCGATGGCATCGTCAACGGAAGCGTCAGCGGAAGCGGCACTGGGGCGCCCTCCAAGTGCAACTTTCTGTTGACCCTCGTGCAGAAgaccaaaattttaaacaaacTGTTCCTGGGCACCCCGGAGAGAGGCGGGCATGCCGTGTTCTGCTTCCTACCGTACTTCATCTGTGGAGGTGTGGCGTCCTACTTTAGAATATACTTCACAAACAAGTGCATTAAGAAGGTGGAGAAccgattaaaaaaaaaagtgcacaaaACGATCATTACACAAAACagtgaaaaatttaattcgcATAAATCACCAGACTATCTCATCAACTGCGTttttaacgaaataaaattttcagcCAAGCAGTTGATTACGTCTATCACACAAATGGTACGTTATGGGAACTCCATCCTCGGGGGAAGTATCTCGATGATATGCATATCTCCTTACTTGACCAAACTGTGTGTCTTCGTTGTACCCACCTATGGGTTTCTTGTCCTGTTGATTTTGAGAAAACTCAAAAGTATTAAAATGAAGGCATCcaattgtgaagaaaaacaaatggctAGATTGTCAgacattttacaaaaaaaaaatgtcatctcattttttggaaatgaTTATCATgaaaatagttttttttgtaaaaacttAAAATACATGAACAAGCTAAATGAGAGATACACAAATTGGGAGTCCCTGTTTTATTCCTTCCTCAATATAGGAAGCAATATTGTTATATGCTCTATCCTTTGCTTTGGAAGAAGCGAActgaacaagaaaaatatcacCCATG GGTTAGGTATTGTGGGCAtgttaaaattgaaaaaggatCTCGGGGTTCTCCAGCTAAGTCTACAGAAGATATACGAAATTGTGGACTTCACTCCGGTGAGGAATGCAGAACGGGATGAGAGGACACCCATAGAGAGGGGAGATATTTCTATCGAGATGGAAAACCCAATAGGAGGCGGCACCCCCACCATTGGCGATGTGATGAATGGAGAGGCCTCCCCTCTGACTGGGGACTCATGTCCAAGAAGCCTCCGCGGAAGCCTCAAATTCGAAAACGTCCACTTCGCCTACAACGCATTCGATGCCAGCAAGAGGAAGGATGTcctaaaaaacataaactttgaaataaaagaaaaagaaaaggtagCTATCATAGGTAAGAGCGGGTCTGGAAAGTCAACCCTGTGGAAGCTCCTCACCACGGACTATGACTACCAGGGGAATATATACATTGACAAATATGActtaaaacatataaataaaacgtattttaaaaaatgcatcatATCGGTTAGTGAGCAGGACTGTTGCGTCCTGAATAGGTCTCTGTACGAAAATTTAGTCTATGCCTTGTTGCCTGTAGAAATTGAGGGCAAGCAGGAGTTACCAAAAGTTATCCCCATGGGGGTGGAGCAGTCGCGTTGGGAACTCGCAGGGCGGATTTGCAATTCTCAGCCGAGGAGTAGTTCTCAGCCGAGGAGTAATTCTCAACCGAGGAGCATTTCTCAGTCGACTCGCccgaaggaaggagaagaaggcaCACCAAATGAAAAGCCAAACGAAGCTGCCCACAACCAACTTGAATCCTGCAACACGTCCAACACACTCCCGGGTGAAGGCAAAATAATTCCAAGCAGTGAGGAAGCCCAACTGAAGGACCAGGTCAATTACGCTCTTCTGGAGGAGTACGGAAAGGACAAACTAAGCCACATAAACGAAACATTAAGTGAATTGTGCGAGCAGTTAGATTTGACCCAGTTCATACACTCCCTACCAGAAAATATTCACACAAGTATCCAAAACAGTGCCATGTCGTCTGGGCAGAGACAAAGAATATCAATCATCCGATCTTTAATAAAAGACACTCCAATTTATGTCTTCGATGAAATCACTTCATTTCTAGATGAGTCCAACGTAGAAAGAGTCTACAACTTAATTAATACGATAATACCTAATAAGACAATTATTTACATCACACACTCAGTCAATATATTGCACCATAtggataaaataattatcgtCGATCAAGGAAGGATAAGTTCCATTGGGACCTTCAATCAAATTAAGAATGACCCCATTTTCTTGGACATCTTTTCACACTCGAAAGTGGCGTCTATATGA
- a CDS encoding hypothetical protein (putative): MAEKEAKKEAIEIIYEISNILNVNLDKETIVILIQLCEYGVSPKVLSHIIIQLKKEKEKFLQNLSNNMGNIKQGNA, from the coding sequence ATGGCGGAGAAggaagcgaaaaaggaagccaTCGAAATAATTTACGAAATTTCAAACATCCTAAACGTAAACCTGGACAAAGAAACGATCGTCATTTTAATCCAGTTATGTGAATATGGAGTGAGTCCCAAGGTGCTCTCACACATCATTATTCagttgaagaaggaaaaagaaaagtttcTCCAAAATTTGAGCAACAACATGGGAAATATCAAGCAGGGCAATGCGTAG